In Archangium violaceum, the following are encoded in one genomic region:
- a CDS encoding class I SAM-dependent methyltransferase gives MTASSSYDSTSLFNLQGEINRLGNNVERMWPKEKRNLLGFGLGAGMLVLELGSGPGFFTERLATLVPNGSITCIEPEPAFVEYARGHLKDRVGVPHRIIQGTVEDVELPEGRARSTSRLPGPCTGSLRIHSR, from the coding sequence ATGACGGCTTCGAGTTCCTATGACAGCACCTCTCTGTTCAACCTGCAGGGGGAGATCAACCGCCTGGGGAACAACGTCGAGCGGATGTGGCCGAAGGAGAAGCGGAACCTGTTGGGGTTCGGGCTGGGGGCGGGAATGTTGGTGCTGGAACTCGGCAGCGGCCCGGGGTTCTTCACCGAGCGGTTGGCGACGCTGGTGCCCAACGGCTCCATCACCTGCATCGAGCCGGAGCCGGCGTTCGTCGAGTACGCGCGCGGCCATCTGAAGGACCGGGTGGGGGTCCCGCATCGCATCATCCAGGGCACCGTCGAGGACGTGGAGCTGCCGGAGGGGAGGGCTCGTTCGACTTCGCGATTGCCCGGGCCCTGTACGGGTTCGTTACGGATCCACTCGAGGTGA
- a CDS encoding penicillin acylase family protein: MHIQRRHALSRWLKVGLVVALAGCSDPGDGGRPGATYSVKVQRTAFGIPHVLAEDYGSLGYGVGYSFAQDNLCSLAEEIVTATGKRALYLEPSQANILSDVFYTWRNRQEGLTAFLNAQPAQVRAAIRGYAAGYSRYVRDTGPANVDARCAGAPWVREISELDLAAVYNKAATRGGLFNFINAIVSAHPPTGTGGGGVGPTPRISTLASSATPLIALARVNQEGDFTGGSNAYAFGAEASENGRGLLLGNPHEPWQGVQRFYQFHLTLPGELDVMGAGQQGQPFVNIGFNKDVAWSHTVSFARRFTFYQLQLVEGQPLKYIYRNASGETKQRSIERHEVTVALPNGGSHTGVIYTSHHGPMVELSSLSNQLPAWGTNNIAFSIRDAAGENLRGIEQWWRMNQATSVADLEQKVRTLMGLSFINTIAADREGNALYADLSTVPHVTQEKFTACMGSNPIRQALASMGLPALDGSTAACEWGSDADSPQQGTFGPGNMPVLTRRDYVTNSNDSYWLSNPQAPLTGFSPLMRSQILQPEASERSLRTRMGLVQVQDRFSNADGLGGNLFSPEKLQAVFFGNRSYAAELVLDQVLTDCHGADEATRRAWPASGGQTVDVTAACAALAAWDRTNNIDSRGAHVFREFWRRVTNPVWAVPFDASKPVETPNTLVINAATRAALGDAVRLFQQAAVAMDATLGSLQYVTADGTPQGERIPMHGGLHGEGVFNVATTPGPNAKGEYTPVIQGPTYMQIVTFDDAGPVATALLGFSQSADPASPHYVDQTRLYSRKEWVALPFSSEQVQQAALGEALHLKE, encoded by the coding sequence ATGCACATCCAAAGAAGACATGCCCTGAGCCGGTGGCTGAAGGTCGGCCTCGTAGTCGCTCTCGCGGGCTGCTCCGATCCGGGCGATGGCGGCCGCCCGGGCGCCACCTACTCGGTCAAGGTACAGCGCACGGCCTTCGGGATTCCCCACGTGCTGGCGGAGGATTACGGCAGCCTCGGCTACGGCGTGGGCTACTCGTTCGCACAGGACAACCTCTGCTCACTCGCTGAGGAGATCGTCACCGCCACCGGGAAGCGGGCGCTCTACCTCGAGCCCAGCCAGGCCAACATCCTCAGTGACGTCTTCTACACCTGGCGCAACCGGCAGGAGGGCCTCACCGCCTTCCTGAATGCGCAGCCCGCGCAGGTGCGGGCCGCCATCCGTGGCTACGCCGCAGGCTATAGCCGCTACGTGCGTGACACGGGGCCCGCGAACGTCGACGCGCGCTGTGCCGGCGCCCCGTGGGTGCGAGAGATCTCCGAGCTGGACCTGGCGGCCGTCTATAACAAGGCCGCTACGCGGGGCGGCCTGTTCAACTTCATCAACGCCATCGTCAGCGCGCACCCTCCGACGGGTACAGGGGGGGGCGGCGTTGGGCCAACCCCCCGCATCTCGACGCTCGCTTCGAGTGCGACTCCGCTGATCGCTCTGGCACGCGTCAACCAGGAAGGGGACTTCACGGGTGGCAGCAACGCCTATGCCTTTGGCGCGGAGGCGAGCGAGAATGGTCGCGGCCTGCTGCTGGGCAACCCGCATGAGCCCTGGCAGGGCGTGCAGCGCTTCTACCAGTTCCACCTCACCCTGCCGGGCGAGCTGGACGTGATGGGAGCGGGCCAGCAGGGACAGCCCTTCGTCAACATCGGCTTCAACAAGGATGTGGCCTGGAGCCACACCGTCTCCTTCGCACGGCGATTCACCTTCTACCAGCTCCAGCTCGTCGAGGGGCAGCCGCTCAAGTACATCTATCGCAACGCCAGCGGCGAGACCAAGCAGCGCTCCATTGAGCGCCACGAGGTCACCGTGGCGCTGCCGAATGGCGGGAGCCACACCGGCGTCATCTACACCTCCCACCATGGGCCCATGGTGGAGCTGAGCTCGCTCTCCAACCAGCTACCTGCCTGGGGGACGAACAACATTGCCTTCTCCATCCGCGATGCGGCCGGGGAAAATCTGCGTGGCATCGAGCAGTGGTGGCGGATGAACCAGGCAACCAGCGTGGCGGACCTCGAGCAGAAGGTGAGGACCCTCATGGGGCTGTCATTCATCAACACCATCGCCGCCGACCGGGAGGGCAACGCGCTGTACGCGGACCTCTCCACCGTGCCTCACGTCACCCAGGAGAAGTTCACGGCCTGCATGGGCTCGAACCCCATCCGGCAGGCGCTCGCCAGCATGGGGCTGCCGGCGCTAGACGGCAGCACGGCCGCCTGCGAGTGGGGGAGCGACGCGGACTCGCCTCAGCAGGGCACCTTCGGTCCGGGCAACATGCCCGTACTGACCCGGCGCGACTACGTCACCAACTCCAACGACAGTTACTGGCTCAGCAACCCACAGGCCCCCCTGACCGGCTTCTCGCCGCTGATGCGGAGCCAGATACTGCAGCCCGAGGCGAGCGAACGCTCTCTGCGCACGCGCATGGGGCTGGTGCAGGTCCAGGATCGCTTCAGCAACGCCGACGGGCTCGGTGGCAACCTGTTCTCCCCCGAGAAGCTGCAGGCGGTGTTCTTCGGGAATCGCAGCTATGCGGCGGAGCTGGTGCTCGACCAGGTGCTCACCGACTGCCATGGCGCGGACGAGGCAACCCGTCGGGCCTGGCCGGCCTCCGGCGGGCAGACCGTGGACGTGACGGCCGCATGTGCCGCGCTCGCCGCCTGGGACCGGACGAACAACATCGATAGCCGCGGGGCGCACGTCTTCCGCGAGTTCTGGCGGCGCGTGACGAATCCGGTATGGGCGGTGCCATTCGATGCCAGCAAGCCCGTCGAGACCCCGAACACGCTGGTCATCAACGCCGCGACGAGGGCGGCGCTGGGGGACGCGGTGCGCCTTTTTCAGCAGGCCGCGGTGGCGATGGACGCCACGCTGGGCAGCCTGCAGTACGTGACCGCCGACGGCACGCCCCAGGGTGAGCGCATCCCCATGCATGGAGGGCTGCACGGCGAGGGGGTCTTCAACGTCGCCACCACGCCAGGGCCGAATGCCAAGGGTGAGTACACGCCCGTCATCCAGGGCCCCACCTATATGCAGATTGTCACCTTCGATGACGCGGGTCCGGTCGCCACCGCCCTGCTCGGCTTCTCTCAATCCGCCGACCCGGCCAGTCCCCACTACGTGGACCAGACCCGTCTCTACTCGCGCAAGGAGTGGGTAGCGCTGCCCTTCTCGTCCGAGCAGGTGCAGCAGGCGGCCCTGGGCGAGGCCCTGCACCTGAAGGAGTGA
- the rph gene encoding rifamycin-inactivating phosphotransferase — protein MRAYVLGFQEVDRTRIMVVGGKGASLGELSRLEGIRVPDGFCVSTEAFKRLLGEAPTMGEWLERLSRLKAEDRDGIRELSAEIRTIIEGMAIPEDVQEAITGFLSRLGEQAAYAVRSSATAEDLPTASFAGQQDTYLNVIGKPAILAHVSRCWASLFTERAVTYRIQHGFDHRKVHMAVVVQKMVVPRAAGTLFTAEPVTSNRKVSSIEAGFGLGEALVSGLVNADGYKVRNGQVTEKTVATKKLATWALADGGTQERAIEPERQNSPVLTDEQIVRLERLGRRIEGHFGHPQDIEWCLVDDAFYIVQSRPITTLYPIPEVGDRGNHVFVSVGHQQMMTDPMKPLGLSLWQLTAARPMYAAGGRLFVDVSKELASPASRGVVLNGLGRSDPLIKDALMTLIERGDFIEPSPADPPAPGPAQGKPGMSPAGSPPPLDDDPAIVADLIARSQTSIEELKRNIQTRSGTELLDFILEDVQHLKKSLLEPRSFSVLMAGMNASSWINEKMMAWLGEKNAADTLSQSVPNNITSEMGLALLDVADAIRPHPEVVEYLRNAKDEGFLEGLARLEGGQAAHDAISAYLDKFGMRCVGEIDVTRTRWRERPTTLVPLILSNIKTFEPGAGSRKFEQGRQEALKKEQELLARLKQLPDGEQKAGEAQRMISRLRNFIGYREYPKYGIVNRYFLYRQALLKEADRLVRAHVIHEKEDIYYLTFQELREVVRTNQLDGQIVSRRKDEHERYRKLTPPRVITSDGEIVAGAYKRADLPAGALVGLPVSSGVVEGRARVLLDMADADLAVGDILVTSFTDPSWTPLFVSIKGLVTEVGGLMTHGAVIAREYGLPAVVGVEQATRRIQDGQRIRVHGTEGYVEILPWPGQPDR, from the coding sequence ATGCGTGCCTACGTGCTGGGTTTCCAGGAGGTCGACCGAACCCGAATCATGGTTGTCGGGGGGAAAGGCGCGAGCCTGGGGGAGCTTTCCAGGCTGGAAGGGATCCGCGTGCCGGATGGCTTTTGCGTTTCGACCGAAGCCTTCAAGCGGCTCCTGGGAGAAGCGCCGACGATGGGCGAATGGCTCGAGCGGTTGTCGCGTCTGAAGGCGGAAGACCGGGATGGAATCCGGGAGCTCAGCGCGGAGATCCGCACGATCATCGAAGGGATGGCCATCCCTGAAGACGTTCAGGAAGCGATCACCGGCTTCCTTTCCAGGCTTGGCGAGCAAGCTGCCTATGCCGTCCGGTCCAGCGCGACGGCGGAGGATTTGCCGACGGCTTCCTTCGCGGGCCAGCAGGACACGTACCTGAACGTCATCGGGAAGCCGGCGATCCTGGCGCACGTCAGCCGGTGCTGGGCGTCGCTCTTCACCGAGCGGGCGGTCACCTACCGCATTCAACATGGCTTCGACCACCGCAAGGTCCACATGGCGGTGGTGGTGCAGAAGATGGTCGTCCCGCGGGCGGCCGGAACCTTGTTCACGGCCGAGCCCGTGACATCGAACCGGAAGGTGTCATCCATCGAGGCTGGCTTCGGCCTCGGTGAGGCCTTGGTCTCCGGCCTGGTGAACGCCGATGGCTACAAGGTGCGGAACGGCCAGGTCACCGAGAAGACGGTCGCCACCAAGAAGCTGGCGACCTGGGCCTTGGCGGATGGCGGTACGCAGGAACGGGCGATCGAGCCCGAGCGGCAGAACAGCCCCGTGCTGACGGATGAGCAGATCGTGCGGCTCGAGCGCCTGGGCAGGCGGATCGAAGGGCACTTCGGTCATCCCCAGGACATCGAATGGTGCCTGGTCGACGACGCGTTCTACATCGTCCAGAGCCGGCCCATCACGACCCTGTACCCCATCCCGGAGGTGGGTGATCGAGGCAACCACGTCTTCGTATCCGTCGGCCATCAACAAATGATGACCGACCCCATGAAGCCCTTGGGGCTGTCCTTGTGGCAGTTGACCGCCGCTCGCCCCATGTATGCGGCGGGTGGAAGGTTGTTCGTCGATGTCTCGAAGGAGCTGGCTTCACCGGCGAGCCGGGGCGTCGTGTTGAATGGCCTGGGCAGATCCGATCCGCTCATCAAGGATGCCCTCATGACCCTCATCGAGCGGGGCGATTTCATCGAACCGTCGCCCGCGGATCCGCCAGCACCGGGTCCCGCTCAAGGCAAGCCAGGGATGTCGCCTGCGGGTTCCCCCCCGCCTCTCGACGACGATCCGGCGATCGTCGCCGATTTGATCGCGCGCAGCCAGACGTCGATCGAAGAGCTGAAGCGGAACATCCAAACGAGATCCGGAACGGAATTACTGGATTTCATCCTGGAAGACGTTCAGCACTTGAAGAAGAGCTTGCTCGAACCGCGGAGCTTCAGCGTGCTCATGGCCGGCATGAACGCTTCGTCTTGGATCAACGAGAAGATGATGGCGTGGTTGGGCGAGAAGAACGCCGCGGACACCCTCTCTCAATCCGTGCCGAACAACATCACCTCGGAAATGGGGCTGGCGCTGCTGGACGTCGCGGACGCGATCCGGCCTCACCCGGAGGTGGTCGAATACCTGCGAAATGCCAAGGATGAGGGCTTCTTGGAGGGCCTGGCCCGGTTGGAGGGTGGACAGGCAGCCCACGACGCCATCTCCGCTTATCTCGACAAATTCGGCATGCGATGCGTCGGGGAAATCGATGTGACGAGGACGCGTTGGCGCGAAAGACCCACGACCCTCGTCCCCTTGATCCTCAGCAACATCAAGACCTTCGAGCCCGGAGCCGGCAGCCGGAAGTTCGAGCAGGGGCGGCAGGAGGCCTTGAAGAAGGAACAGGAGCTCCTGGCGCGATTGAAGCAATTGCCGGATGGGGAGCAAAAAGCCGGAGAAGCGCAACGGATGATCAGCCGGCTCCGGAACTTCATCGGCTACCGTGAGTACCCGAAATACGGCATCGTCAATCGCTACTTCCTCTATAGACAGGCCTTGCTGAAGGAAGCCGATCGGCTCGTGCGGGCCCACGTGATCCATGAAAAGGAAGACATCTACTATCTCACCTTCCAGGAACTTCGCGAAGTGGTGCGCACGAACCAGCTGGATGGCCAGATCGTCAGCCGGCGAAAGGACGAGCACGAACGATACCGGAAGCTGACGCCACCGCGGGTCATCACGTCCGATGGTGAAATCGTCGCAGGTGCGTACAAACGAGCCGATCTCCCCGCAGGAGCCCTCGTCGGTCTACCGGTCTCCTCGGGCGTGGTGGAGGGACGAGCCCGCGTCCTCTTGGACATGGCCGACGCTGATCTGGCAGTGGGGGATATCCTGGTCACCTCCTTCACGGACCCCAGCTGGACGCCCTTGTTCGTGTCCATCAAGGGCCTGGTGACCGAGGTGGGGGGACTGATGACCCATGGCGCGGTGATCGCCCGGGAATACGGCTTGCCGGCCGTCGTCGGAGTGGAGCAGGCGACCAGGCGGATCCAGGATGGGCAACGCATCCGCGTGCATGGAACGGAAGGGTACGTCGAGATCCTGCCCTGGCCGGGCCAGCCCGACAGGTAG
- a CDS encoding DUF2087 domain-containing protein, with protein MSRLALPFEVADLSAFARSLRDQLEHKPSHVELLNMLCRAAGFRNYQHFRADSEARQRLVAAQEVKPTPNHQLVEKVARHFDAEGRLLRWPAKTPHLELCLWVLWSRIPSGSVLSEREINDLLNRWHVFGDHAVLRRALFEAGLVDRTQDGRKYRRIEQKPPVELSALLVRVTTAAA; from the coding sequence ATGTCCCGACTCGCCCTCCCCTTCGAGGTCGCCGATCTCTCGGCGTTCGCTCGCTCGCTTCGTGACCAGCTCGAGCACAAGCCGAGCCATGTGGAGCTGCTCAACATGCTGTGCCGTGCGGCCGGCTTCCGGAACTACCAGCACTTCCGCGCCGACTCCGAGGCCAGGCAACGCCTGGTCGCAGCCCAGGAAGTAAAGCCCACCCCTAACCATCAGCTCGTCGAGAAGGTCGCTCGGCATTTCGACGCAGAGGGGCGCTTGCTGCGCTGGCCGGCCAAGACGCCCCACCTGGAACTCTGCCTGTGGGTGCTCTGGTCTCGCATCCCGAGCGGCAGTGTGCTCTCCGAACGCGAGATCAACGACCTGTTGAACCGCTGGCATGTGTTCGGCGATCACGCCGTGCTGCGCCGAGCGCTGTTCGAGGCTGGCCTCGTCGACCGGACACAGGACGGCCGCAAGTACCGGCGCATCGAGCAGAAGCCGCCCGTCGAACTCAGCGCGCTCCTGGTCCGTGTAACCACCGCCGCTGCCTAG
- a CDS encoding class I SAM-dependent methyltransferase produces the protein MSNPYTFGDSERAENRLWQLAELYAPSSRAFLESVRALLGRAPSLACDLGCGPGYTTRLVHEVSGAAETLGLDASERFLGHAAGGVGVRFSVHDVTRTPFPCPPAGLIYVRFLLTHLTERPRVLRDWTAQLAPGGLLALEELDTMIGSVPALRRYYSIVEAMQRAHGQDLHVGRALPALAREAGVEVVRDQVARMTLPGHRMAMLHYLNIQTWRSDAFVSSHYSAVQLDALEAELRELAERPDPAVSVDYHMRQMVLAARA, from the coding sequence ATGAGCAACCCCTACACCTTCGGTGACAGCGAACGTGCCGAGAACCGCCTCTGGCAGCTCGCGGAACTCTACGCGCCGAGCTCACGTGCGTTCCTCGAGAGTGTCCGCGCTCTACTGGGGCGGGCCCCCTCCCTGGCGTGCGATCTCGGGTGTGGCCCCGGTTACACCACCCGGCTCGTCCACGAGGTGAGCGGGGCGGCGGAGACGCTCGGGCTCGACGCGTCGGAGCGGTTCCTCGGGCATGCGGCCGGCGGCGTGGGCGTGCGGTTCTCGGTCCACGACGTCACGCGCACGCCCTTCCCGTGTCCTCCCGCCGGGCTCATCTACGTGCGCTTCCTGTTGACCCACCTCACCGAGCGGCCGCGGGTGCTTCGCGACTGGACGGCGCAGCTCGCTCCGGGCGGTCTGCTCGCCCTCGAGGAACTCGACACGATGATCGGCTCGGTCCCGGCGCTGCGGCGCTACTACTCCATCGTCGAGGCGATGCAGCGCGCGCACGGGCAGGACCTGCACGTGGGCCGGGCGCTCCCCGCGCTCGCGCGGGAGGCCGGCGTGGAGGTCGTGCGCGACCAGGTGGCTCGCATGACCTTGCCGGGCCATCGCATGGCCATGCTCCATTACCTCAACATCCAGACCTGGCGCAGCGACGCCTTCGTGTCGAGCCACTACTCCGCCGTGCAGCTCGATGCCTTGGAGGCGGAGCTCCGCGAGCTCGCGGAGCGCCCCGACCCGGCCGTGTCCGTCGACTACCACATGCGGCAGATGGTGCTCGCAGCGAGGGCGTAG
- a CDS encoding SRPBCC family protein produces MSSTRISCRVNAPRARVYRALIDARTIATWKVPTGMTSHVHEFDPREGGSFRISLTYDAPTETGKTTAHTDTYHGRFVKLVPDEQVVEVVEFETTDPSMQGEMTITTTLTDVDGGTEILAVHDGLPRGVSPADNETGWRMSLAKLAALVEAGCSS; encoded by the coding sequence ATGAGCTCGACCCGAATCAGCTGCCGTGTGAACGCGCCCCGTGCGCGCGTCTATCGCGCGCTCATTGATGCGCGCACGATCGCGACGTGGAAGGTGCCCACCGGCATGACCAGCCACGTGCATGAGTTCGATCCCCGCGAAGGTGGCTCGTTCCGGATCTCGCTCACGTACGATGCTCCAACGGAGACCGGCAAGACGACCGCACACACCGACACGTACCACGGTCGCTTCGTGAAGCTCGTGCCAGACGAGCAGGTGGTCGAAGTGGTCGAGTTCGAGACGACGGATCCCTCGATGCAGGGTGAGATGACGATCACGACCACGCTCACCGATGTGGACGGGGGCACCGAGATCCTCGCCGTGCACGATGGGCTACCGCGCGGCGTGTCGCCCGCCGACAACGAGACGGGCTGGCGGATGTCACTCGCGAAACTCGCGGCGCTCGTCGAGGCGGGTTGCTCTTCCTGA
- a CDS encoding immunity 52 family protein — protein MMETYYSGSYWLARPESAEACARRAERFFHLLGHYDPAWTCWYETADSFEEARKLQFTPNAASFQKLFAQEENHFGDRFSFYLWTGDGQEETSSVNGSCGSSSLQLPSTCVVQPYAEGLIADRVLTAPVMTKVLHAMALTWDPEWGVATSETHRDSVTEKAKPGTFVGWVMYFSRLRGKVPPLPAPVRIEPVEDKGTLVILTPERFTASNPEHVTLAARVHELLDRAGLMRPLQPWPAG, from the coding sequence ATGATGGAAACGTATTATTCTGGTTCCTACTGGCTCGCCCGGCCTGAATCCGCCGAGGCTTGCGCACGACGCGCGGAGCGTTTCTTCCACCTGCTAGGGCACTACGACCCGGCGTGGACCTGCTGGTACGAGACAGCGGATTCCTTCGAGGAGGCGCGCAAACTCCAGTTCACCCCAAACGCCGCGAGCTTCCAGAAGCTGTTCGCACAGGAGGAGAATCATTTTGGTGACCGCTTCTCCTTCTACTTGTGGACGGGCGATGGCCAGGAGGAAACGTCCAGCGTCAACGGCAGCTGCGGTTCATCCTCTCTCCAGCTTCCATCTACCTGCGTGGTCCAACCCTACGCTGAAGGTCTCATCGCGGACCGGGTGCTGACCGCGCCCGTCATGACCAAGGTATTGCACGCCATGGCCCTGACCTGGGACCCGGAGTGGGGAGTGGCTACGTCCGAGACGCACAGGGACAGCGTGACAGAGAAAGCGAAGCCGGGCACCTTCGTAGGCTGGGTGATGTACTTCTCGCGGCTGCGAGGCAAGGTGCCCCCACTGCCTGCCCCTGTGCGCATCGAGCCTGTGGAGGACAAGGGCACCCTCGTCATCCTCACTCCCGAACGGTTCACCGCTTCCAACCCGGAGCACGTCACGCTGGCCGCTCGCGTCCACGAGTTGCTGGACCGGGCCGGGCTGATGCGGCCGTTGCAGCCCTGGCCGGCAGGTTGA
- a CDS encoding restriction endonuclease fold toxin 5 domain-containing protein, with amino-acid sequence MPRSAVLLLFVFLSGCSASTKVVVRLDMGQGEPIIHTPRRDVEPVAVGEKEFKKAVARQAPSVPPMERPLEHARQLFGVPERSGWFRYEGRSQRLMASEPGSTRNLRLLPEDEELKRRYLLWCEQGWGGGDCLRLLVDKPFLDGDARYALAMAIAHSKVLGAMKEELARMVNPQAVVATVVGGLTMYALLLALPEPVSKGVAALLTLGAMAYLGWDTVWRLIDGWLVLMKEVDEATTFDELHAAGEQFGNVMGEKVARAFVMLATVAMGNTAAGMAAKLPTLPGAGQAAVMAETQLNIRFTAPTLAQVESIALSAEGVTIVLAPTAVAMAARESGGSNAGAQVQPPLSGGPGQWVQTDESMSENSRNYQAQVTGAPKGYAYRMKWGNEEVDFDGFDQGVLLEAKGPGYAQWIDKQLNFLKIFKGGPKLLEQAKRQFEVANGTPIRWTVAEEKLAGALRKLFKANGLEDIEVVHIPPTPSTP; translated from the coding sequence ATGCCGCGCTCGGCGGTCCTGCTGCTGTTCGTGTTCCTCTCAGGGTGCAGCGCCTCAACGAAGGTCGTCGTCCGCTTGGACATGGGCCAGGGCGAGCCCATCATCCACACTCCGCGCCGAGACGTGGAGCCGGTGGCGGTTGGCGAAAAGGAGTTCAAGAAGGCTGTCGCACGACAGGCTCCCTCTGTGCCTCCAATGGAACGGCCCCTGGAGCACGCCCGGCAGCTGTTCGGAGTGCCCGAGCGAAGCGGCTGGTTCCGGTACGAAGGCAGGAGCCAGCGCCTCATGGCCTCGGAGCCGGGGAGCACCAGGAACCTGCGCTTGTTGCCCGAGGACGAGGAGCTCAAGCGCCGCTACCTGCTGTGGTGTGAGCAGGGGTGGGGAGGCGGAGACTGCCTGCGCCTGCTGGTGGACAAGCCCTTCCTGGATGGGGATGCCAGGTACGCACTGGCCATGGCGATTGCTCACAGCAAGGTGCTGGGGGCCATGAAGGAGGAACTCGCCCGGATGGTAAATCCCCAGGCGGTGGTGGCGACCGTGGTGGGCGGCCTGACCATGTATGCACTCTTGCTCGCACTGCCCGAGCCGGTGAGCAAGGGCGTGGCCGCGCTGCTGACACTTGGGGCCATGGCGTATCTGGGCTGGGACACCGTGTGGCGCCTCATTGATGGATGGCTGGTGCTGATGAAGGAGGTGGATGAAGCCACCACCTTCGACGAGCTCCATGCGGCAGGAGAGCAGTTCGGGAATGTGATGGGGGAGAAGGTGGCCCGAGCGTTCGTCATGCTGGCGACGGTGGCGATGGGGAACACGGCGGCTGGCATGGCGGCGAAGCTGCCGACGCTGCCTGGAGCCGGGCAGGCAGCGGTGATGGCCGAGACGCAGCTGAACATCCGCTTCACGGCCCCAACTCTGGCTCAGGTGGAGTCGATCGCCCTCAGCGCCGAGGGCGTCACCATCGTGCTGGCCCCCACTGCCGTAGCCATGGCCGCGCGGGAGAGCGGAGGCAGCAATGCTGGCGCGCAGGTTCAGCCGCCCCTCTCCGGTGGCCCGGGTCAATGGGTCCAGACGGACGAGTCCATGTCCGAGAACTCCCGGAATTATCAAGCCCAGGTGACGGGGGCTCCCAAGGGCTATGCCTACCGCATGAAATGGGGTAACGAGGAGGTGGACTTCGATGGCTTCGACCAGGGGGTTCTCCTCGAGGCCAAGGGCCCCGGCTACGCGCAGTGGATCGACAAGCAGCTGAACTTTCTCAAGATATTCAAGGGCGGCCCCAAGCTGCTTGAGCAGGCGAAGCGCCAGTTCGAAGTCGCCAATGGAACGCCCATCCGGTGGACCGTCGCTGAGGAAAAGCTCGCGGGTGCACTCAGGAAGCTGTTCAAGGCCAACGGCCTCGAAGACATCGAGGTCGTTCATATACCCCCCACCCCCTCGACCCCGTAA
- a CDS encoding Uma2 family endonuclease, giving the protein MARGKRPATYEDIEALPPGWVGEIIDDELWAFPRPASWHGWVASVLGGMLGSAFSFGRAGPGGWWILDEPELHLGRQVLVPDLAGWRRERVPGLLEREVPYFDLAPDWVCEVLSPSTAALDRGRKLPLYHREGVSHAWLVDPRAHTLEVYRRGARGWRLARYGGGDVVRAEPFDAEPLELGRLWAPGSMQAPEP; this is encoded by the coding sequence ATGGCGAGGGGAAAGCGTCCAGCCACTTACGAGGACATCGAGGCGTTACCACCTGGGTGGGTGGGGGAGATCATCGACGACGAGCTGTGGGCATTCCCACGGCCGGCGTCGTGGCACGGGTGGGTGGCTTCGGTGCTCGGGGGAATGCTGGGGAGTGCCTTCAGCTTCGGGAGGGCAGGGCCTGGAGGCTGGTGGATTCTGGACGAGCCGGAGTTGCACCTGGGCCGGCAGGTGTTGGTGCCGGATCTGGCGGGCTGGCGTCGGGAGCGAGTACCTGGGTTGCTCGAACGAGAGGTGCCCTATTTCGATCTGGCGCCCGATTGGGTCTGCGAGGTGTTGTCGCCCTCGACGGCTGCGTTGGACCGCGGGCGCAAGTTGCCGCTCTACCATCGGGAAGGCGTGAGCCACGCGTGGTTGGTGGACCCGCGGGCGCACACGTTGGAGGTCTACCGTCGGGGAGCACGCGGCTGGCGGCTCGCCCGGTACGGAGGCGGGGACGTGGTCCGCGCCGAGCCGTTCGACGCCGAGCCGCTCGAGCTCGGGAGGCTCTGGGCTCCCGGCTCGATGCAGGCTCCCGAACCCTGA